Proteins encoded within one genomic window of Etheostoma cragini isolate CJK2018 chromosome 21, CSU_Ecrag_1.0, whole genome shotgun sequence:
- the zgc:112496 gene encoding uncharacterized protein zgc:112496 has translation MSTLFACEDPATWRGVYGKYWDVVEAKAKGKKTGKLLNLDKWYQEELPTLISSRPDQHVTQSELVKLMEWKLTRGKFRPRLQQLVASNSEDIVEKCSRKAFSLLPDVQAAIAQLSSLKGVGPATASAVLAAGAPEQAAFMSDEAMESVPGLKPIQYTAKHYTLYLGKMIECTEKLNKVDPKQDWTPHRLELCLWALTTAKQQQLPFLKDADVKASSVAEECSDADTNQRPAKKLKTR, from the exons ATGAGTACTCTGTTTGCCTGTGAGGACCCAGCCACATGGAGGGGCGTGTATGGGAAGTACTGGGATGTAGTGGAAGCCAAAGCCAAAGGCAAAAAAACTGGAAAGCTGCTAAACCTCGACAAGTG GTACCAAGAAGAGCTGCCTACACTCATTTCCAGTCGACCTGACCAACATGTCACTCAGTCGGAGTTGGTGAAACTGATGGAGTGGAAGCTTACT AGAGGGAAGTTCAGGCCGAGGCTGCAGCAGCTGGTGGCTTCCAACAGTGAGGACATTGTGGAGAAATGTTCCAGAAAGGCCTTCAGCCTCCTACCTGATGTGCAGGCAGCTATCGCACAGCTCAGCTCCCTGAAAGGAGTTGGCCCAGCCACCGCATCAG CTGTGTTGGCAGCAGGAGCTCCAGAACAGGCTGCATTCATGTCAGATGAAGCCATGGAGAGTGTTCCAGGACTAAAGCCCATCCAGTACACAGCCAAGCACTACACTCTCTACCTGGGCAAAATGATCGAGTGCACggaaaaactaaacaaag TGGATCCCAAGCAGGACTGGACGCCCCACAGGCTGGAGCTGTGTTTGTGGGCGCTGACGACagccaaacagcagcagctcccGTTTCTAAAGGATGCTGATGTGAAAGCCAGCAGTGTGGCGGAGGAGTGCTCAGATGCCGACACTAACCAGAGACCAGCAAAGAAGCTCAAAACAAGATAA